In the genome of Coraliomargarita algicola, one region contains:
- a CDS encoding SprT family zinc-dependent metalloprotease: MNAVKEERPEYEVVRSKRSTADIVLERDGRIVVRAPESVADEQIEKIVDSKLHWIYRNLAEWRDLNSTRILREYKSGEGFLYLGRSYRLKLVAEQAEPLLLKNGRFTLRRDLVESGDVELAKAAFREYYVARGYERISKRVEYFAPKVDAKPRGVEVKELGHRWASCSPLGELSFHWKCMMAPQTIIDYIIVHELCHFHHLDHTAAFWNEVDKVMPNYRERKEWLKVNGAGLDV, translated from the coding sequence ATGAATGCAGTGAAGGAAGAACGTCCTGAATATGAGGTCGTGCGCTCAAAACGTTCAACGGCTGACATTGTGCTGGAGCGTGATGGTCGCATCGTCGTGCGTGCGCCAGAATCGGTTGCAGATGAACAGATCGAAAAGATTGTGGATTCGAAGCTCCATTGGATCTATCGGAATTTAGCAGAGTGGCGGGACCTGAATTCGACTCGTATCCTGAGAGAATACAAGAGCGGTGAAGGCTTTCTCTATCTCGGTCGTTCATATCGTTTAAAGCTCGTTGCGGAACAGGCAGAACCATTGCTTTTGAAGAATGGACGCTTTACCCTGCGGCGGGATCTGGTCGAGTCAGGTGACGTTGAATTGGCGAAGGCCGCCTTCCGGGAGTATTATGTGGCCCGCGGCTACGAGCGTATTTCGAAGCGCGTTGAGTATTTCGCCCCCAAGGTCGATGCGAAGCCGCGAGGGGTGGAAGTCAAAGAACTCGGGCATCGCTGGGCATCCTGCTCACCACTAGGAGAGCTGAGCTTTCACTGGAAGTGCATGATGGCCCCGCAAACGATTATCGACTACATCATCGTCCACGAGCTGTGCCACTTCCACCACCTCGATCATACAGCTGCGTTCTGGAACGAGGTCGATAAGGTGATGCCGAACTACCGTGAACGTAAGGAGTGGCTGAAGGTCAATGGTGCCGGGTTGGATGTGTGA
- a CDS encoding type I restriction endonuclease subunit R produces MSEYLHVEKPFLDQLSALGWTIVNQGNGGIPTDPAKSLRTNFREWILPEVFRQSVRALNKTDEGESWLTDRQLTDLRDQLLRQPNLSLLEANEAVQHLLFKAQVDVNELTGEDDPVVQLIDFKHPERNQFHAINQFKVDTPGCVKQCIIPDIVLFVNGLPLVVIEAKIGDENTANPMHAAFEQLLRYRNGRAETLAAGLREGEPKLFYTNLLVIRTCGEKAEFGTISSGHENFYAWKDIWPEANQDYVKPLGVEREQERMIQGLLCPETLLRVLRTCTVFKDTDDGKRIKVTCRYQQYRAACKIMERLRHGTTADERSGVVWHTQGSGKSLTIVFLGRMLRASEDLNDYKVLLVNDRIDLEEQLAATAKLIGGKVNVIESTEQLREHLSTQASDLNMVMIHKFSDRVERVPDSVAEALKVVRFGGDISELKAAEAQQAYNAKPLPSTETFGVVNRSDRIVLCIDEAHRTQGSDMGDNLFEAFPNAARVAFTGTPLITEQHGAKRTVKRFGEYIDTYKLMDAVHDGATLQILYEGRTADTAIRDKHGFDTKFEDLFRARTDEEILAIKKKYGATGDILEAEKRIEAIARDLVDHYVDNVLPDGFKAQVVCHSKLAATRYQKAIKEALAARVLREQSVEKPNAVLIERIQFLKAAVIVSADPTNEPAAITEVRKEAKRLNAVENFCKPFDFEDPDKADTGIAFLIVCDMLLTGFDAPVEQVMYIDKRLREHNLLQAIARVNRVAKNKHRGFIVDYIGLANNLSEALSIYSEEDQQDLENGLKDALSELPILEERYHRLLQHFQSCGVADIDGFVNGRLSSPEAEVEVLNRAVGALRKIQPRADFEVYFKKFLHSLNLILPSAAAHKYRGPARRFGYILRMVKERYKDDSLDIADAGAKVKQLINEHLIELGINPKIPPVELLSDDFLAHVNQHAQGNAEAKASEMEHAIRKHCTVHFDEDPAFYARMSEKLERLIQEHGKNWQALANEYQKLRDEAAAGRVDGQDGLTKEETTFYEFVTQLVYPDGVIPLEDHEALKKLLQRIVALLQQTIGVIDFWDKAIEVKKLRGNLDTEILIANIPALVEKHERVAIEIIKLAEKRHKELTA; encoded by the coding sequence ATGTCTGAATACCTCCATGTCGAAAAGCCATTTCTGGATCAGCTGAGTGCGCTGGGGTGGACTATTGTGAATCAGGGCAATGGCGGGATTCCAACGGACCCGGCGAAGAGTTTGCGGACGAACTTCCGTGAGTGGATCTTGCCGGAGGTGTTTCGGCAGTCGGTGCGGGCGCTCAACAAGACGGATGAGGGGGAGTCTTGGCTGACGGATCGACAGCTGACGGATTTGCGCGATCAGCTGCTGCGTCAGCCGAATCTCAGCCTATTGGAGGCGAACGAAGCGGTGCAGCATTTGCTCTTCAAGGCGCAGGTGGATGTGAATGAGCTGACGGGGGAGGATGATCCGGTGGTGCAGCTCATCGATTTCAAGCACCCGGAGCGTAATCAGTTTCACGCGATCAATCAGTTTAAGGTCGATACGCCCGGATGCGTGAAGCAGTGCATCATCCCTGACATTGTGCTGTTTGTGAATGGGCTGCCACTGGTGGTGATCGAGGCCAAGATCGGTGATGAGAATACCGCGAATCCGATGCATGCGGCCTTTGAGCAATTGCTGCGTTATCGGAATGGACGAGCCGAGACCTTAGCGGCGGGACTGCGGGAAGGTGAGCCAAAACTCTTTTATACCAACCTGCTGGTGATCCGGACCTGCGGAGAGAAGGCGGAGTTCGGGACGATCAGCTCGGGGCATGAGAATTTCTATGCGTGGAAGGACATCTGGCCGGAAGCGAATCAGGACTATGTGAAGCCGCTTGGGGTGGAACGTGAACAGGAGCGAATGATTCAAGGCTTACTCTGCCCGGAGACGCTGCTTCGTGTTTTGCGAACCTGCACGGTGTTTAAGGATACGGATGACGGGAAGCGGATCAAGGTGACCTGTCGCTACCAGCAATATCGTGCGGCTTGTAAGATCATGGAGCGCTTGAGGCATGGCACAACCGCAGACGAGCGCTCTGGAGTGGTCTGGCATACGCAGGGCTCCGGCAAGTCGCTGACGATAGTCTTCCTCGGGCGGATGCTACGGGCCTCTGAGGATCTGAATGATTATAAAGTTCTGTTGGTCAATGACCGCATCGACCTGGAAGAGCAGTTGGCGGCCACTGCGAAATTGATCGGTGGTAAGGTGAATGTGATCGAGAGCACGGAGCAGCTGCGGGAGCATTTGAGCACGCAGGCATCGGATCTGAACATGGTGATGATTCATAAGTTCTCGGATCGAGTGGAGCGCGTCCCGGACTCAGTCGCTGAGGCATTAAAGGTCGTGCGCTTTGGTGGCGACATTTCCGAGTTGAAGGCGGCGGAGGCGCAGCAGGCATATAACGCGAAGCCCTTGCCTTCGACGGAGACTTTTGGAGTGGTGAATCGCTCGGATCGTATTGTGCTTTGCATCGACGAAGCCCACCGCACCCAAGGCTCGGACATGGGGGATAATTTATTTGAGGCCTTTCCGAATGCGGCGCGGGTGGCCTTTACGGGAACGCCTTTGATCACGGAGCAGCATGGTGCCAAGCGCACGGTGAAGCGCTTCGGTGAATACATCGATACCTACAAGCTAATGGATGCGGTGCACGATGGTGCGACGCTGCAAATCCTGTATGAGGGCCGCACCGCAGATACTGCGATCCGGGATAAGCACGGCTTCGATACGAAGTTTGAGGATCTCTTTCGAGCCCGCACCGATGAGGAGATACTTGCCATTAAAAAGAAGTATGGCGCGACGGGAGACATTCTCGAAGCAGAGAAGCGTATCGAGGCGATCGCTCGGGATCTAGTGGATCACTATGTGGATAATGTGCTGCCTGATGGGTTTAAGGCTCAGGTGGTGTGTCACTCGAAGTTGGCGGCAACTCGCTATCAAAAGGCAATCAAAGAGGCCCTGGCAGCCCGTGTCTTGCGTGAGCAGTCCGTGGAGAAACCGAATGCGGTTTTAATTGAGCGTATCCAGTTTCTGAAAGCAGCGGTGATCGTCTCGGCTGATCCGACCAATGAGCCCGCTGCGATTACGGAGGTTCGCAAGGAAGCGAAGCGCTTGAACGCGGTTGAGAACTTTTGTAAGCCCTTTGACTTTGAGGACCCGGATAAGGCGGATACTGGCATCGCATTTTTGATCGTCTGCGATATGCTACTGACTGGCTTTGATGCGCCGGTCGAGCAGGTGATGTATATTGATAAGCGGCTGCGTGAGCATAACTTGCTGCAAGCGATTGCCCGCGTGAATCGAGTGGCGAAGAACAAGCATCGTGGCTTCATCGTGGATTACATTGGTCTCGCGAATAACCTCAGTGAGGCGCTGTCGATCTATTCCGAAGAGGATCAACAGGATCTGGAGAACGGGCTGAAAGATGCCTTGAGTGAATTACCGATACTTGAAGAGCGTTATCATCGCTTGTTGCAGCACTTTCAGTCGTGTGGAGTCGCGGACATTGATGGCTTTGTGAACGGACGACTATCGAGTCCCGAGGCTGAAGTCGAAGTGTTAAACCGAGCGGTGGGCGCACTGCGAAAGATCCAGCCGCGGGCGGATTTCGAGGTCTACTTTAAAAAATTCCTGCACAGCCTGAATTTGATTCTACCGAGTGCTGCAGCGCACAAGTATCGCGGTCCCGCTCGGCGCTTTGGTTACATCCTTCGTATGGTGAAGGAGCGCTACAAAGATGACTCGCTGGATATTGCGGATGCGGGCGCGAAGGTGAAGCAGTTGATCAATGAGCATTTGATCGAGTTGGGCATTAACCCGAAGATCCCGCCAGTGGAATTGCTGTCGGATGACTTTCTCGCGCATGTGAACCAACACGCGCAGGGGAATGCCGAAGCCAAGGCCAGCGAGATGGAGCATGCGATCCGTAAGCACTGCACGGTGCACTTTGACGAAGATCCTGCGTTCTATGCCCGGATGAGCGAGAAGCTAGAGCGCTTGATCCAGGAGCATGGTAAAAACTGGCAGGCGCTGGCGAATGAATATCAGAAGCTACGCGACGAAGCAGCTGCCGGGCGTGTGGATGGCCAGGATGGGCTGACGAAAGAAGAGACCACGTTCTATGAGTTTGTGACTCAACTGGTGTATCCTGATGGTGTGATTCCATTGGAGGATCATGAGGCACTGAAGAAACTGTTACAGCGGATCGTGGCGCTCTTGCAGCAGACGATTGGAGTCATTGATTTCTGGGACAAGGCGATCGAGGTGAAAAAGCTTCGAGGCAATCTAGATACTGAAATCTTGATCGCGAATATTCCGGCTCTGGTTGAGAAGCATGAGCGTGTTGCGATTGAAATCATCAAGCTTGCAGAGAAGCGACACAAGGAGCTGACAGCATGA
- a CDS encoding helix-turn-helix transcriptional regulator: MNSVERVAKRTRELRVKHGLTQEELAGLADMSEKFLQQIESRRKKEIWVSTVERIAAAFSLDLHEFFAPEVPDESTPAKKVISSRVHRK, from the coding sequence ATGAATTCTGTTGAACGCGTAGCCAAACGAACCCGAGAACTTCGCGTCAAGCACGGCTTGACGCAGGAGGAGTTGGCTGGCCTTGCGGATATGAGTGAGAAGTTTCTTCAGCAGATCGAATCTCGTCGAAAAAAGGAGATTTGGGTTTCCACCGTCGAACGTATCGCAGCCGCTTTCTCATTGGACCTGCACGAATTCTTTGCCCCAGAGGTGCCTGACGAGTCAACGCCGGCCAAGAAGGTAATCAGCAGCCGGGTGCATCGAAAGTAA
- a CDS encoding DUF262 domain-containing HNH endonuclease family protein, with protein sequence MARIENYKYTIEEAFRECFYIVPDYQREYVWTDTEVTQLLEDINEQVDSGTDREYFIGTILVAPTLERGHLDVIDGQQRLTTLFLLLCALRCKFKGETQEGMLNNLISFSTTRRDGETVNSLKLDPRYENAGEVMSCLVETVDNPAVVRAAVQAAGIQHFGSLRNLLRAYEIIFDYIDANYPDMAALKRYWGFLSHDVVFIQISTDVGSALKIFETINERGVGLNPMDLLKNLLFTQVRQEHFTKLKDEWKKITAPLEKAGEKPLRFLRYFLMANYKVENKRGDGVIREDEIYDWLTKKANAEVCGYINDPFTFVRKIQRSVTLYLGFSKGRGNDEHENVPVATLRHLAGGAFSLHYVLLLAVSPLPKPLFDHFVRQLESFLYVYIFTKSPTKDLERSFGAWADELRKIVDADAGKQVELLNGFIEGRFKAGADKKRDQLEDALKRYTLGSMQKYRTQYMLAKLAQHVDLAYQGVKVKDRIDNWRRLEVEHILPNKPEPELKKSFEEVAEGEPEVKYDEWKNRLGNLTLLEKPINIVAGNDFFAAKLPLYTDSATYLTKSIVKLAEVGTNSSITRINAKLKAFDTWSTGTIEERQEMLIALSEDVWRIVPVDV encoded by the coding sequence ATGGCTAGAATCGAAAACTACAAATACACCATCGAGGAGGCGTTTCGTGAGTGCTTCTACATCGTGCCGGATTATCAGCGTGAATATGTGTGGACCGATACTGAGGTCACTCAGTTGCTGGAGGACATTAACGAACAAGTGGATTCGGGGACAGATCGTGAGTATTTCATCGGCACGATTCTAGTGGCTCCTACGCTGGAGCGTGGGCACTTAGACGTGATCGATGGGCAGCAGCGCCTGACCACTTTGTTCCTCCTGCTCTGTGCGCTGCGTTGTAAGTTTAAGGGGGAGACGCAGGAGGGGATGTTAAACAATCTAATTTCGTTTAGCACGACGCGGCGCGATGGCGAGACGGTCAATAGCCTGAAGCTGGATCCTCGCTATGAGAATGCAGGTGAAGTGATGAGCTGCCTGGTTGAGACGGTGGACAATCCCGCGGTGGTGCGTGCTGCGGTGCAGGCGGCAGGGATTCAGCACTTTGGCTCCTTGCGTAACCTATTACGGGCCTACGAAATCATTTTTGATTATATCGATGCGAACTACCCGGATATGGCTGCATTGAAGCGCTACTGGGGATTTCTATCGCACGATGTGGTCTTTATCCAGATCAGCACGGACGTAGGGAGTGCGTTGAAGATCTTTGAAACGATCAATGAGCGTGGGGTTGGACTGAACCCAATGGATTTGTTGAAGAACTTGCTCTTTACCCAGGTCAGACAAGAGCATTTTACGAAGCTCAAGGATGAGTGGAAAAAGATCACGGCACCGCTGGAAAAAGCAGGTGAGAAGCCGCTGCGTTTCTTGCGCTACTTCCTGATGGCGAATTACAAAGTCGAGAATAAGCGCGGAGATGGTGTGATCCGGGAAGATGAAATCTATGACTGGCTGACGAAGAAAGCGAATGCGGAGGTTTGTGGATACATCAATGATCCCTTTACGTTTGTGCGTAAAATCCAGCGAAGTGTTACCCTATATCTCGGTTTTTCGAAGGGACGTGGAAATGACGAACATGAGAATGTCCCGGTTGCGACCTTGCGGCATTTAGCGGGGGGAGCCTTCAGTTTGCACTATGTGCTACTGCTGGCAGTGAGCCCTTTACCCAAGCCTTTGTTTGATCACTTTGTGAGACAGTTGGAGAGCTTCCTATATGTCTATATCTTCACCAAGTCGCCGACTAAAGATCTAGAGCGCTCCTTTGGTGCGTGGGCGGATGAATTGCGGAAGATCGTCGATGCTGATGCAGGGAAGCAAGTCGAGTTACTCAACGGCTTTATCGAAGGTCGCTTTAAAGCGGGGGCGGACAAGAAGCGGGATCAGCTGGAAGATGCGCTGAAACGCTACACTCTGGGCTCGATGCAAAAGTATCGCACGCAATACATGTTGGCTAAACTGGCGCAGCATGTGGATCTGGCCTATCAAGGCGTGAAGGTAAAGGATCGGATCGACAACTGGAGGCGCTTGGAGGTGGAGCATATTTTGCCCAACAAACCAGAGCCGGAATTGAAAAAGTCTTTTGAGGAGGTTGCAGAAGGTGAGCCTGAGGTGAAATACGACGAATGGAAGAACCGCTTGGGGAATCTGACCCTGCTGGAGAAGCCGATCAATATCGTGGCAGGTAATGATTTCTTTGCGGCGAAGCTGCCTTTGTATACCGATAGCGCAACCTATCTGACCAAGAGCATTGTTAAGTTGGCTGAAGTGGGCACAAACAGTTCGATCACCCGGATCAACGCGAAGTTGAAGGCATTTGATACTTGGTCGACTGGAACGATCGAGGAACGTCAGGAGATGCTGATCGCCCTGTCGGAGGATGTCTGGCGGATTGTTCCAGTTGATGTGTAA
- a CDS encoding restriction endonuclease subunit S — MQNTQSPRRRLSSNAMLPPQNSKVSWRNWGMSDPSFATKSLWSVCSLITDGSHFSPTPCEEGFPIVNAKDIPKGRINLSSCTLISESDWRLLCLQNCSPTVGDVLLSKDGTIGRVVHYREELGVVLLSSVAILRPTEAIDSEFLAQVLASFIFDKQLFGLQSGSALKRLVLGDIRKIKIPSPPLSQQRRIAEILSTVDDAIEATEALIAKQQQIKQGLMHDLFTQASGRRSPLPAPNKQAHPLPRPRSPANSARPAKPLPNFTRSHRWDGFRRIGRC; from the coding sequence ATGCAAAATACGCAGTCACCGCGACGGAGATTGAGCAGCAACGCGATGCTGCCACCGCAAAACTCAAAGGTTTCTTGGAGGAATTGGGGTATGAGTGACCCGAGCTTTGCGACTAAATCTCTGTGGAGTGTGTGTTCATTGATTACCGATGGATCTCACTTTAGCCCAACGCCATGCGAAGAGGGCTTTCCTATCGTCAATGCAAAGGATATTCCTAAGGGACGTATCAACTTGTCTAGTTGCACTCTAATTTCAGAATCGGATTGGAGGTTGCTCTGTCTGCAAAACTGCTCCCCAACAGTAGGAGACGTTCTACTTTCGAAGGATGGGACTATTGGGCGTGTTGTTCATTATCGAGAAGAGCTTGGGGTCGTGTTACTATCGTCCGTTGCTATATTACGGCCTACTGAGGCGATTGATTCTGAGTTCCTAGCTCAAGTCCTAGCATCTTTTATCTTTGATAAGCAGTTGTTTGGCCTTCAGTCGGGGAGTGCGCTGAAGAGATTAGTCCTTGGCGATATTAGAAAGATTAAGATACCTTCCCCTCCACTCTCGCAACAACGCCGCATCGCCGAGATCCTCTCGACGGTGGACGATGCGATTGAGGCGACGGAAGCGTTGATTGCGAAGCAGCAGCAGATCAAGCAGGGGCTGATGCACGACCTCTTCACCCAGGCGTCTGGACGGCGGAGTCCATTGCCCGCGCCCAACAAGCAGGCTCACCCGCTGCCACGTCCGCGAAGCCCGGCCAACTCCGCCCGTCCCGCGAAACCGCTCCCGAACTTTACCAGGAGTCACCGCTGGGATGGATTCCGAAGGATTGGGAGGTGTTGA
- a CDS encoding restriction endonuclease produces MSEAQISTVEPAKAQASKITFELHTLGWEAFQNLCGCVLRENLGQTYTVFSSTNDAGQDGAFQGTWEQKGKESYAGRFVVQCKFTCKRDSSLSLSNLEDELEKAERLAAADHASTYLLVTNAKVSGASDKLIREAFLKIPKIKHFDILGEEWLTDQIRESRRLRALVPRLYGLGDLSQILDERVYQQANELLQSWKENLAKFVPTAAHRKSVEALQNKRFVMLLGDPMAGKSTISAALALAAADNWGCSPVFATDPDDFKRHWNPDEPKQFFWIDDAFGQTQYNGALAQGWNRVFPLLATAIKKGARVVFTSRTNIYNAAKRDLKLSSFPLLTDSQVLVEVEKLGLPEKERILYNHLRMGEQPVEFRAKVKPFLPAFAEHPKFLPEIARRLGDPAFTQDLSVSEAALSLFVEEPTQFLIDVIKQLSDSEFAALALIFMRSGQALIPLELDQNEGGALAVINAGVADLRLALVSLEGVLVKKAYDAGSRSWKFSHPTIREAIASIISSEDDLLDIYLAGAKASEIVNECACGVSEMGEAKILIPPHRFSLVIEKLDAPDSDAFRFNYYLCRFLGTRCSKEFLALWVKTAKSYHSDFIQRPRNPASNSNFCSLISKLKEFDLLDENIRLNFIKSIRSVLENDLDSTGLDPDFSNLLSSAERAELLDFLRHKVLPIAKDVVDDYEADFDPEYDEPSYYLDDLDGNIRRLYDLFDEEKDEDDIAIDYIDEAYDEIREAVDRLEEKAAEATDEDDDEEEENQDMASSTDQEIEDDELDARSIFDDVDA; encoded by the coding sequence ATGAGCGAAGCGCAGATCTCCACAGTTGAACCCGCGAAAGCACAGGCGTCTAAAATCACCTTCGAGCTACATACATTGGGATGGGAGGCATTTCAGAATCTGTGTGGCTGCGTTTTGCGTGAGAATCTAGGGCAAACATATACAGTATTTTCATCAACTAATGATGCCGGACAGGACGGGGCATTTCAGGGGACGTGGGAACAGAAAGGCAAGGAAAGTTATGCCGGGCGATTCGTTGTGCAGTGTAAGTTTACATGTAAGCGTGATTCGAGTTTATCCTTGTCGAATCTAGAAGATGAGTTGGAAAAAGCTGAGCGTCTCGCCGCAGCGGATCATGCCTCGACTTATCTACTGGTGACGAATGCTAAGGTAAGCGGTGCGAGTGATAAATTGATTCGAGAGGCGTTTTTGAAGATTCCGAAGATCAAGCACTTTGATATTTTAGGAGAGGAGTGGTTAACCGATCAGATACGAGAGTCACGTCGGCTACGTGCATTGGTTCCCCGGCTTTATGGGCTCGGAGACTTGTCTCAGATTCTTGATGAACGAGTTTATCAGCAAGCGAATGAATTGCTTCAAAGTTGGAAGGAAAACTTGGCTAAGTTTGTCCCGACTGCTGCGCACCGTAAGAGTGTGGAAGCTTTGCAGAACAAGCGTTTTGTCATGCTACTCGGAGATCCGATGGCCGGTAAATCTACCATCTCGGCTGCTCTAGCATTAGCTGCTGCCGATAACTGGGGGTGCTCTCCTGTTTTTGCGACAGACCCGGATGATTTTAAACGACATTGGAATCCTGATGAACCGAAGCAGTTTTTCTGGATAGACGACGCTTTTGGTCAGACGCAGTATAATGGTGCTTTGGCACAAGGATGGAACCGTGTGTTTCCACTATTAGCTACCGCAATAAAGAAGGGAGCACGCGTGGTATTTACGTCTCGCACCAATATTTATAACGCGGCGAAACGAGACCTGAAGCTTTCTTCATTTCCATTGCTTACGGATTCTCAAGTCTTGGTAGAGGTTGAGAAATTGGGGCTACCTGAGAAAGAGCGGATACTCTATAATCATCTCCGCATGGGGGAGCAACCGGTTGAGTTTAGAGCTAAGGTTAAGCCTTTTCTTCCGGCTTTTGCGGAGCATCCAAAGTTCCTTCCTGAAATCGCCCGCCGCTTAGGTGATCCAGCTTTCACGCAGGATTTGTCTGTTAGTGAGGCAGCTCTCAGTTTGTTTGTGGAGGAGCCGACTCAGTTTTTGATCGATGTTATTAAGCAATTAAGTGACTCTGAATTTGCCGCTTTAGCCCTTATCTTTATGCGTTCTGGACAAGCTTTGATCCCCTTAGAATTGGATCAGAATGAGGGGGGTGCTTTGGCGGTTATAAACGCAGGTGTCGCTGATCTTCGTTTAGCTTTGGTTTCTCTTGAAGGAGTTTTAGTTAAGAAAGCATACGATGCTGGTAGCCGATCATGGAAATTTAGTCACCCTACTATTCGGGAGGCAATCGCCAGTATCATTTCAAGTGAAGATGATTTGCTGGATATTTACCTAGCTGGCGCTAAAGCATCTGAGATTGTTAATGAGTGTGCCTGTGGAGTTTCGGAGATGGGAGAAGCTAAAATTTTGATCCCTCCGCATCGCTTTTCACTGGTTATTGAGAAGCTAGATGCTCCTGACTCAGATGCATTTCGATTTAATTATTACTTATGTCGATTCCTAGGAACTCGTTGTTCAAAAGAGTTTTTGGCGCTCTGGGTTAAGACCGCTAAATCTTATCACTCAGATTTTATCCAAAGGCCTCGTAATCCCGCTTCGAATTCTAACTTTTGTTCACTTATTTCAAAACTTAAAGAATTTGATCTGCTAGATGAAAATATTCGGTTAAATTTCATTAAGAGTATAAGGAGTGTCTTAGAGAATGATCTAGACTCGACTGGGTTAGATCCTGATTTTTCGAATCTTTTGTCCAGTGCTGAGCGTGCTGAACTATTAGATTTCTTAAGGCATAAGGTGCTGCCAATCGCCAAAGATGTAGTTGACGATTATGAGGCGGATTTTGATCCCGAATATGATGAGCCTAGCTACTATCTAGATGATCTTGATGGGAATATCCGGCGTTTATATGATCTGTTTGATGAAGAAAAAGATGAAGATGATATCGCCATTGATTATATCGATGAGGCCTATGATGAAATCCGAGAAGCTGTAGATCGGCTAGAGGAGAAAGCGGCCGAAGCAACTGACGAAGACGACGATGAAGAAGAGGAAAATCAGGATATGGCTTCTTCTACGGATCAAGAGATTGAGGATGACGAGCTAGATGCGAGAAGCATCTTTGATGATGTTGATGCTTAA